A window from Entomoplasma freundtii encodes these proteins:
- a CDS encoding DegV family protein → MRIAILTDSSWGGNPHDYRDLYVVPLMMTDENGQEILDNKLSKNEFYKLLDEQKLKTALTPPGIMLAMWDKLLIDYDQVIFAGISKGLSSQFNTYRVVSETEDKYKGKVFVVDTNGVSVVLEHEIEKIVLWTAKNKNGFEVMELMAKENQDFCAFIIPKSLETLKRGGRITPTAAAMAKVLKIVPILRYDGTIDKEGTARTFKRAINEALSLIRKNCKNVTHIDLAYSESPEVVINLVRDLIAKEGFKINLYRHLPYVIAAHTGRETFALVAWKNKGDK, encoded by the coding sequence ATGAGAATTGCTATTTTAACTGATTCGTCTTGAGGTGGGAATCCTCATGATTATCGCGACCTCTATGTAGTACCTTTAATGATGACTGATGAAAACGGACAAGAAATTTTGGATAATAAACTTTCCAAAAATGAGTTCTATAAACTTTTGGATGAGCAAAAATTAAAGACTGCCTTAACTCCGCCAGGAATTATGTTAGCGATGTGAGATAAACTTTTAATTGATTATGACCAAGTTATTTTTGCTGGAATTTCAAAAGGCTTGAGTAGTCAATTTAATACTTATCGTGTGGTAAGCGAAACTGAGGATAAGTATAAAGGCAAAGTATTTGTTGTGGACACTAATGGGGTGTCGGTTGTTTTAGAACATGAAATCGAAAAAATTGTCTTGTGAACAGCTAAAAACAAAAATGGTTTTGAAGTTATGGAATTAATGGCCAAAGAAAACCAAGATTTCTGTGCCTTTATTATTCCCAAAAGTTTAGAAACCCTCAAACGTGGTGGGAGAATTACGCCAACAGCAGCGGCAATGGCTAAAGTGTTAAAAATTGTGCCAATTCTTCGCTATGATGGCACTATTGATAAAGAAGGGACCGCGCGAACTTTCAAAAGAGCCATCAATGAAGCCTTAAGTTTAATTCGTAAAAATTGTAAGAATGTTACCCATATTGATTTAGCTTATTCAGAAAGTCCTGAGGTAGTCATTAACTTGGTTCGTGACTTAATTGCCAAAGAAGGGTTTAAGATTAATTTATATCGACATTTGCCTTACGTCATTGCGGCTCACACTGGTCGTGAAACTTTTGCACTTGTGGCATGAAAGAATAAGGGGGATAAATAA
- a CDS encoding oleate hydratase: MYYTTGNYEAFAKPKKPANVDQKSAHLVGGGLASLSAAVFLIRDGQMDPKKIHIYEELKLPGGSLDGVLHPGHGFIMRGGREMENHFECLWDMFRSIPSIENENISVLDEFYWLNQEDPNFSYCRLIEKRGKRKEDDGKFTLDPQSIKEIVDLWMTPESHLDDVKINEVFSEEFFKSNFWWYWSTMFAFEKWHSAMEMRRYIMRFVHHIDGLPDFSALKFTKYNQYYSLIEPLVKFVKKKGVNFHYNTKVEDVVVEMNGHSKVAKKIIMLEDGAKKTVSLNKNDLVFITNGSITESTTYGTNNEAAPPTNARGGSWELWEKMASQSPEFGRPWKFYKNIPLESWFVSATTMTLDKKLIPYIEKISKRDPFTGKTVTGGIVTAVDSSWVLSYTINRQPQFINQPEGQIAVWIYGLLSNIPGDFIKKSITDCSGNEIAQEWMYHMGVPEDKIEEYSLNSTYTTPCYMPYICSYFMPRAKGDRPLVVPNGSENLAFIGNFSETEYDTVFTTEYSVRTAMEAVYRLLDIDHAVPQVYPSAYNIRTLLNAAYYLNDKRKIREYHMPFYDRMLAKFGFKKLKGTWIEELLREAHLI, from the coding sequence ATGTACTATACTACCGGAAACTATGAAGCCTTCGCCAAGCCAAAAAAACCTGCTAATGTTGATCAAAAGAGTGCCCATCTTGTTGGTGGTGGACTTGCCTCACTATCAGCAGCAGTTTTTTTAATTCGCGATGGTCAAATGGATCCTAAAAAGATCCATATTTATGAAGAACTAAAATTGCCAGGAGGAAGTCTCGATGGTGTCTTACATCCTGGCCATGGTTTTATTATGCGTGGTGGCCGCGAAATGGAAAATCATTTCGAATGTCTTTGAGATATGTTTCGTTCAATTCCCTCAATTGAAAACGAAAACATTTCTGTTCTTGATGAGTTCTACTGGTTGAATCAAGAAGACCCTAACTTTTCTTATTGCCGCTTAATTGAAAAACGCGGGAAACGTAAAGAGGATGATGGAAAGTTTACTTTAGATCCCCAAAGCATCAAGGAAATCGTTGATTTGTGAATGACACCTGAAAGTCATTTAGATGATGTCAAAATTAACGAAGTTTTTTCTGAAGAATTCTTTAAATCTAACTTTTGATGATATTGGTCAACAATGTTTGCATTTGAAAAATGACATAGTGCCATGGAAATGCGTCGTTATATTATGCGTTTTGTTCACCACATTGATGGTTTGCCAGACTTCTCTGCTTTGAAATTCACCAAATATAACCAATATTATTCATTAATTGAGCCATTAGTAAAGTTTGTCAAGAAAAAAGGTGTTAACTTCCATTACAACACAAAGGTGGAAGATGTTGTTGTAGAAATGAATGGTCACTCAAAAGTAGCCAAAAAAATCATCATGCTTGAAGATGGGGCTAAAAAGACCGTCTCTCTGAACAAAAATGATTTAGTTTTCATTACTAATGGAAGCATTACCGAAAGTACCACTTATGGAACTAATAATGAAGCCGCTCCGCCAACCAATGCTCGTGGAGGAAGTTGGGAACTTTGGGAAAAAATGGCTAGTCAAAGTCCCGAATTTGGTCGTCCGTGAAAATTTTATAAAAACATTCCCTTGGAAAGTTGATTTGTTTCTGCAACCACAATGACTTTAGATAAAAAACTTATTCCTTACATCGAAAAAATCAGTAAGCGTGATCCTTTTACAGGAAAAACTGTTACGGGAGGTATTGTTACCGCTGTCGACTCGAGTTGAGTTTTAAGTTACACCATTAATCGTCAACCACAATTTATTAACCAACCAGAAGGACAAATTGCAGTCTGAATTTATGGTCTATTATCAAATATTCCAGGCGATTTTATTAAAAAAAGCATTACCGATTGCTCAGGTAACGAAATCGCGCAAGAATGAATGTACCATATGGGAGTTCCAGAAGATAAAATTGAAGAATATTCCTTAAACTCTACTTATACCACTCCATGTTATATGCCTTATATTTGTTCTTACTTTATGCCTCGAGCTAAAGGGGACCGCCCTTTAGTAGTGCCAAATGGTTCAGAAAACTTGGCCTTCATTGGTAATTTTTCAGAAACTGAATATGACACCGTCTTTACCACCGAATATTCAGTAAGAACTGCGATGGAAGCAGTTTATCGTCTCCTAGATATTGATCATGCCGTCCCTCAAGTTTACCCTTCTGCTTACAATATTCGCACTTTATTGAACGCGGCCTATTATCTAAACGATAAACGAAAAATTCGCGAATATCACATGCCTTTTTATGACCGAATGCTGGCCAAATTTGGCTTTAAAAAACTTAAAGGTACTTGAATTGAAGAATTACTTCGTGAAGCACACCTAATTTAA
- the tyrS gene encoding tyrosine--tRNA ligase: MNLIEDLKWRGLLKDISNEEKFLKAQKEHRAAYCGFDPTATSLHVGHLIPMTMLERFRQAGFAPIALLGGGTALIGDPSFKAQERVLLTPETVAHNAEIITKQMKKIIPDVEFMNNYQWLGNLSMVDYLREVGKDFNIAYLLAKEIIATRIQNGLSVTEFLYTTLQADDFYQLYVHQNCFVQIGGSDQWGNITSGLDYIGAKVGKKESQACGLTIPLLTKKDGKKFGKTESGAIWLDSQKTSEYEFYQFWLNQTDEDAFQFLKFFTFLDKKTVDKLEQESQQNPKAKILQKTLAKEMTLFVHGQSGLEKAEKLTNAFFQGTIDQLSPELMHLAFKSLPISSVTSDGNVWDLLLETHAAQSKREANEFLSAKAIRINGETVIDGNQKIQSFPLINDEYLLVKRGKKRYFLAKIKNLN; encoded by the coding sequence ATGAATTTAATTGAAGATTTAAAATGAAGAGGACTTTTGAAAGACATTAGTAACGAAGAAAAGTTTTTAAAAGCCCAAAAAGAACACCGCGCAGCTTATTGTGGTTTTGACCCCACAGCCACTTCGCTTCATGTTGGCCACCTTATCCCGATGACCATGCTCGAGCGTTTTCGTCAAGCGGGCTTTGCGCCAATTGCTTTATTAGGAGGAGGGACCGCTTTAATTGGCGATCCATCATTTAAAGCCCAAGAACGGGTTTTACTCACTCCTGAAACTGTGGCTCATAATGCCGAAATAATTACCAAGCAAATGAAAAAAATTATTCCCGACGTGGAATTTATGAATAACTACCAATGATTAGGAAACTTGTCAATGGTTGATTACCTTCGGGAAGTTGGCAAGGATTTTAATATTGCTTATTTACTAGCTAAAGAAATTATCGCAACACGAATTCAAAATGGTCTTTCAGTCACCGAGTTTCTTTACACCACACTTCAAGCCGATGATTTTTACCAACTTTATGTTCACCAAAACTGCTTTGTTCAAATTGGCGGTTCCGACCAATGAGGGAATATTACAAGTGGTTTAGATTACATTGGAGCCAAAGTTGGTAAAAAAGAAAGTCAAGCTTGTGGATTGACAATTCCACTATTGACTAAAAAAGATGGAAAAAAATTTGGGAAGACAGAGAGTGGGGCGATTTGGTTAGATTCTCAAAAAACTAGCGAATATGAATTTTACCAATTTTGGTTAAATCAAACTGACGAAGATGCTTTTCAATTCTTGAAATTTTTTACTTTCTTAGATAAAAAAACGGTTGACAAACTTGAGCAAGAAAGTCAGCAAAATCCTAAAGCTAAAATTTTGCAAAAAACTTTAGCCAAGGAAATGACTTTATTTGTTCATGGTCAAAGTGGCTTAGAAAAAGCAGAAAAATTAACGAATGCCTTTTTTCAAGGAACAATTGATCAATTAAGTCCCGAACTTATGCACTTGGCCTTTAAATCCTTGCCAATTAGTTCAGTAACTTCCGATGGTAATGTCTGGGATTTATTGCTTGAAACCCATGCAGCACAATCTAAGCGCGAGGCTAATGAATTCTTAAGCGCCAAGGCCATTCGAATAAACGGCGAAACGGTGATTGATGGTAACCAAAAAATCCAAAGTTTTCCGTTAATTAATGATGAATATCTTTTGGTTAAACGCGGTAAAAAGCGTTATTTCCTAGCTAAAATAAAAAACCTAAACTAA
- a CDS encoding DegV family protein, producing the protein MKIGILVDSSATADPTIFTKTLVECLPLHLTYGAEVDILDTPENMEKHQVYESIKQGAVWKTSQASPGEVAQRYEKMLKKYDHVIHIPITDNLSSMLGTALIVSRENRFVDKVTVIKNNTLAAQAISLMALHLSTLIKEGVLETPEMVVDEFYKMATVFYIGIIPGDLKRLASGGRATKIASSILNVFKTKVLIRWQEKPEKEGMGRTVGSLTDKAVRGMKELFPNQKFHVILTTVPIYNEKNRKAAAAVLKEEKIKYSKEPIPHLYPVHAGLETVGFIAYPLNFKIHPEMEK; encoded by the coding sequence ATGAAAATTGGAATTTTAGTGGATAGTTCAGCAACTGCTGATCCAACGATTTTTACCAAAACGCTAGTTGAATGTTTACCACTACATTTAACATATGGTGCTGAGGTTGATATCCTTGATACCCCAGAAAATATGGAAAAACATCAAGTTTACGAAAGCATTAAACAAGGGGCGGTTTGAAAAACTTCCCAAGCTTCACCTGGTGAAGTAGCGCAACGTTATGAAAAGATGCTCAAAAAATATGACCATGTAATTCATATTCCCATTACTGATAACCTTTCTTCAATGCTTGGAACGGCTCTAATTGTGTCTCGGGAAAACCGTTTTGTAGATAAAGTAACAGTGATTAAAAATAATACTTTAGCTGCCCAAGCAATTAGTTTAATGGCGTTGCATCTCTCAACACTTATTAAAGAAGGGGTTTTAGAAACTCCAGAAATGGTTGTTGATGAATTTTACAAAATGGCCACAGTCTTTTATATTGGTATCATTCCTGGTGATTTAAAGCGCCTAGCAAGTGGTGGGAGAGCTACTAAAATTGCTTCTTCAATCTTAAATGTCTTTAAAACAAAAGTGCTCATTCGTTGACAAGAAAAACCAGAAAAAGAAGGAATGGGCCGTACCGTTGGTTCATTAACTGACAAAGCAGTGCGGGGAATGAAAGAGTTATTTCCTAACCAAAAATTTCATGTTATTCTTACAACGGTGCCTATTTATAATGAAAAAAATCGTAAAGCAGCTGCTGCTGTTTTAAAAGAAGAAAAGATTAAATATTCGAAAGAACCAATTCCTCATTTGTATCCTGTTCATGCCGGTTTAGAAACAGTTGGTTTCATTGCTTATCCACTCAATTTTAAAATTCACCCCGAAATGGAAAAATAA
- a CDS encoding ABC transporter permease → MKTKLIFKQAYQYMRNKRFLYLTFVPFLILVSALIVGLLSFAYNFQSTYDNTLGHERVNFKLYLERPFKPAWTIDQPDEDDGYYLIQEKSSLEQPNGYFYEFLSQIWAEESKFTFFVNQEPKLSQRDYQLLILGIGYQKGEAKELTLRDLLNNQLLKNNFTNQENDLASYNLNAKILATKLYQHYQSRNLVVCYFLDILKKEDAWLAFSFQEYWNAQFINPGLNVKAGWQHMIVGPDSIPEDPTFYQGTPWTLRANPARATGIQQQVNWAKYSKFLKQRNFLYFSPKFLHDNNLKIGQIISINFNLTIPDQPVNDNYLNSPNGQEFLIAGSVVNANNFDNNKNIFFVPYQWITQYYQDHDLLPRNVRGRIYAHVQKFGNDYQAGQQYAASLFNKLFANLEESTKALETETDWVHWLPNYIFYPTVVLFLSLSYVVSLLLIVLLVLVFYFIIRQIIAAQQQTLVFLKALGVGNNQLSLLITLTMTIPLSLALIGGFFGGLLVQEMTARLALMTTVIYWPYWHLNATFIINLLVLITVLFLIFYIIDLWLIGKQSFIKQGGYQDVVKIPKWWNKAKGLGQKNLNPKVTISWSFILSNLWQNVITFIILSVTFTITLYAVQFKTSMDSLGNAYERWNQPYQSVNNNSELYLFSPTEKNQLLRTYENRFDNNGLMAINDLEDWQEALNRYLESVQNDDFTFNWQDVYLTKNFSLIILELINNPSRFNKAINQLRTILETILHDEEKVNYYLGIVLNGAEEIKTKMDHLKQQLNYSEGFNIYFGQNLLQRDNRNVYTTTISLNSSSETFNLVAFENQDDLSRQHFGFNYTKTSDYLVGPANNMFLKVNISNFLATQNNYHQGQKINLNIQGFKTRLENTKTTIPLIINKIIADNNATGEIYTAQEGLLALLANKPGLDNSIKNQYETLLSGLEK, encoded by the coding sequence ATGAAAACAAAACTAATTTTCAAACAAGCCTACCAATACATGAGAAATAAACGTTTCTTGTATTTAACCTTTGTGCCTTTTTTAATCTTGGTGAGTGCTTTGATTGTCGGTTTATTAAGTTTCGCTTACAATTTTCAAAGTACCTACGACAACACGCTTGGACATGAACGAGTGAATTTTAAACTTTATTTGGAAAGACCTTTTAAGCCAGCTTGGACAATTGACCAGCCCGACGAAGATGATGGTTATTATTTAATCCAAGAAAAAAGTAGTTTGGAACAACCTAATGGCTATTTTTATGAATTTCTATCCCAGATATGAGCAGAAGAGTCCAAATTTACTTTTTTTGTAAACCAAGAACCAAAGCTTAGCCAACGTGACTACCAGTTATTAATTCTTGGCATTGGCTACCAAAAGGGGGAAGCAAAAGAACTAACCTTACGTGATTTATTAAATAACCAGCTTTTAAAAAACAATTTTACAAACCAAGAAAATGATTTGGCTTCTTATAATCTTAATGCCAAAATTTTGGCGACTAAACTTTATCAACATTATCAAAGTCGCAATTTAGTCGTCTGTTATTTTTTAGATATCCTTAAAAAAGAAGATGCTTGGTTAGCCTTTTCATTTCAAGAATATTGAAATGCTCAATTTATAAACCCGGGTTTAAATGTTAAGGCCGGTTGACAACATATGATTGTCGGACCCGATTCCATTCCAGAAGACCCAACTTTTTACCAAGGAACACCTTGAACTTTGCGGGCTAATCCGGCTCGAGCAACTGGGATTCAACAGCAAGTAAATTGAGCAAAATATTCAAAATTTTTAAAACAACGCAACTTCCTATATTTTTCGCCCAAGTTTCTCCATGATAATAATTTAAAAATTGGTCAAATAATAAGCATCAACTTTAACTTAACAATTCCCGATCAACCAGTTAATGATAATTATTTAAATAGTCCAAATGGTCAAGAATTTTTGATTGCTGGAAGTGTTGTTAATGCTAATAATTTTGACAATAACAAAAATATTTTCTTTGTCCCTTACCAATGGATAACCCAATATTATCAAGACCATGATTTGTTACCCCGAAATGTTCGGGGGCGAATATATGCTCATGTCCAAAAATTTGGCAATGATTATCAAGCTGGGCAACAATATGCAGCCTCACTCTTTAATAAATTATTTGCTAATTTGGAAGAATCAACCAAAGCGTTGGAAACCGAAACCGACTGAGTTCATTGATTACCAAACTATATTTTTTACCCCACTGTCGTTTTATTCCTTTCGTTATCATATGTCGTTTCATTATTACTAATTGTTCTTTTGGTTTTAGTTTTTTATTTTATTATTCGCCAAATTATCGCTGCTCAGCAGCAAACTTTGGTTTTTCTTAAAGCATTGGGCGTTGGCAATAACCAACTATCCTTATTAATTACCTTGACAATGACTATTCCTTTGAGTTTGGCCTTGATTGGCGGCTTTTTTGGTGGCCTATTAGTTCAAGAGATGACGGCTAGACTAGCTTTAATGACCACTGTTATTTATTGACCTTATTGGCATTTAAACGCCACTTTTATTATCAATTTGTTAGTTTTAATTACAGTTTTATTTTTAATTTTCTATATTATCGATTTGTGATTAATTGGCAAACAAAGCTTTATTAAACAAGGTGGCTATCAAGATGTTGTTAAGATTCCGAAGTGATGAAATAAAGCAAAAGGCCTTGGGCAAAAAAACTTAAATCCAAAAGTAACCATTTCTTGATCCTTCATTCTAAGTAATTTATGGCAAAATGTGATCACTTTCATTATTTTGAGTGTGACATTTACAATTACTTTATATGCCGTCCAATTTAAAACTTCTATGGACTCATTAGGGAATGCCTACGAACGTTGGAACCAACCTTACCAATCGGTAAATAACAATTCAGAGCTTTACCTCTTTTCACCAACTGAAAAAAACCAACTTTTACGAACTTATGAAAATAGGTTTGACAATAATGGTTTGATGGCTATTAATGATTTAGAAGATTGACAAGAAGCTTTAAATCGTTACTTAGAATCTGTTCAAAACGATGACTTTACGTTTAATTGACAAGATGTTTACCTAACTAAAAATTTTTCTTTAATCATTTTAGAACTAATTAATAATCCATCGCGTTTTAATAAGGCCATTAACCAACTAAGAACTATCTTAGAAACTATACTCCATGATGAAGAAAAGGTTAATTATTACTTAGGAATCGTCCTGAATGGAGCAGAAGAAATTAAAACTAAAATGGACCATTTGAAGCAACAATTGAATTATAGTGAGGGTTTTAATATTTACTTTGGCCAAAATTTATTGCAAAGAGATAACCGTAATGTTTACACAACAACAATTAGCTTGAATAGTAGTTCTGAGACCTTTAATCTAGTTGCTTTTGAAAACCAAGATGACTTAAGTCGCCAACATTTTGGTTTTAACTATACAAAAACGAGTGATTATCTAGTTGGTCCAGCTAATAACATGTTTTTAAAAGTAAATATTTCCAACTTTTTAGCCACCCAAAATAATTATCACCAAGGACAAAAAATTAATTTAAACATTCAGGGATTCAAAACTAGGTTAGAGAACACTAAAACTACCATCCCCCTTATCATTAATAAAATAATTGCTGATAATAATGCCACTGGAGAAATTTATACTGCACAAGAAGGCCTATTAGCTTTGTTAGCTAATAAACCAGGTTTAGATAACTCTATCAAAAACCAATATGAAACTTTATTATCTGGTTTGGAAAAATAG
- a CDS encoding protein kinase domain-containing protein: MASIKEKVAELYEVYGNRISELSVDETVNFENIMKKYMDFNEVEMEKLLTFFHLEINSELKQLNSRTYKNSPNNQHFWAANSRHLSDLIENILALEESSKKTNYSFDIIKSYKHYFQKLLHILEPYGGTSLPQDLEPIEIIRTEALFQKKGSLSNIKDEKNNRGLIGEGSYAKVYKYYDESLDKFFASKYLNEDSTEKERKRFINEFETMKKLNHPFILEVYKLDPNGYIYSMEFIEQTLEKYITKNNNKLAFQERKNLASKIIKGFDYIIKKGYLHRDISSNNIMIKEYDEMVIPKISDFGLVKNPERPLTSQGTKMKGILYNDPKLQEEGFDKYDKKHEIYALTTLITFVLTGKNNFFKINNEEIKKFYEKGTSDDYKSRFENLDEMAEFLTKIKNPS, translated from the coding sequence GTGGCTAGTATTAAAGAAAAAGTTGCAGAACTTTACGAAGTTTATGGAAATAGAATTAGCGAGTTATCGGTAGATGAGACAGTAAACTTCGAAAACATAATGAAAAAATATATGGATTTTAATGAAGTGGAAATGGAGAAGTTGTTAACATTTTTCCATTTAGAAATTAATAGTGAGTTAAAACAATTAAATTCAAGGACTTACAAGAATAGTCCCAATAATCAACATTTTTGAGCAGCAAATTCAAGACATTTATCGGACTTGATTGAAAATATTTTAGCCTTGGAAGAAAGTAGTAAAAAAACCAATTACTCATTCGATATTATTAAGTCATATAAACATTATTTCCAAAAATTATTGCATATATTAGAACCTTATGGAGGAACTTCTTTGCCACAAGATTTAGAGCCAATTGAGATAATAAGAACTGAAGCACTTTTTCAAAAAAAAGGTTCACTTTCTAATATAAAAGATGAAAAAAATAATAGGGGCTTAATTGGCGAAGGTTCCTACGCAAAAGTTTACAAATATTATGACGAATCACTCGATAAATTTTTTGCGTCAAAATATTTAAATGAAGATTCAACAGAAAAAGAAAGGAAAAGATTTATAAATGAATTTGAAACTATGAAGAAGCTGAACCACCCTTTTATATTAGAGGTTTATAAATTAGACCCTAACGGATATATTTACTCAATGGAATTTATTGAACAAACTTTAGAGAAATATATTACTAAAAATAATAATAAATTAGCTTTCCAAGAAAGGAAAAATCTTGCCAGCAAAATAATAAAAGGTTTTGACTACATTATTAAAAAGGGCTATTTACATCGAGATATTAGTTCCAACAACATTATGATTAAAGAGTATGATGAAATGGTTATTCCTAAGATTTCAGATTTCGGGTTAGTAAAAAATCCAGAGAGACCATTAACATCACAAGGAACAAAAATGAAGGGCATACTCTACAATGATCCAAAACTACAAGAGGAAGGCTTTGATAAATATGATAAAAAACATGAAATCTATGCTTTGACAACATTAATTACTTTTGTATTAACAGGAAAAAATAATTTTTTTAAAATAAATAACGAAGAAATTAAAAAATTTTATGAGAAAGGGACATCAGATGACTATAAAAGTAGGTTCGAAAATTTAGATGAAATGGCTGAATTCTTAACCAAAATTAAAAACCCATCATAA
- the ytpR gene encoding YtpR family tRNA-binding protein: protein MDKKYGIFYNHQFDVFMVALKATSKIDQFEVKGNITFLKSANDIVGINLFPHEDAPKPEMSFCSEEPTIVNYIQKELEPWIQLRQETQFVIGKILETEAIPKTHLQLCKVDIKADKPLNIICGAPNARPGLIGVVATCGTWMPNSQIIAPKSMMGFETNGMLCSTSELNLTNHHFNKKGIIDLPNVYHHKIGTSFWEDYYGKRTKLPV, encoded by the coding sequence ATGGATAAAAAATATGGAATTTTCTATAACCATCAATTTGATGTGTTCATGGTGGCATTAAAAGCAACAAGTAAAATTGACCAATTTGAAGTAAAAGGGAACATTACTTTTTTAAAGTCGGCAAACGATATTGTTGGAATTAATCTTTTTCCTCACGAAGATGCCCCAAAACCAGAAATGAGTTTTTGCAGTGAAGAACCAACAATTGTTAACTATATTCAAAAGGAATTGGAACCTTGGATTCAATTACGACAAGAAACACAGTTTGTAATTGGTAAAATTTTGGAAACTGAAGCTATCCCTAAAACCCATTTACAACTTTGTAAAGTGGATATTAAGGCCGATAAACCACTCAATATTATTTGTGGCGCCCCCAATGCTCGACCAGGCTTAATTGGTGTCGTAGCTACTTGCGGAACTTGAATGCCCAATTCCCAAATCATTGCCCCAAAAAGCATGATGGGATTTGAAACTAATGGTATGCTTTGTTCGACTAGTGAACTTAATTTAACAAACCACCACTTTAACAAAAAAGGCATTATTGACTTGCCCAATGTCTATCATCATAAAATAGGCACAAGTTTTTGAGAGGACTATTATGGCAAAAGAACCAAACTTCCAGTTTAG
- a CDS encoding nicotinate phosphoribosyltransferase: MAKEPNFQFSEAVKEGAYVASYFKKTVKILETLKPNEVVLMQWFQRGENTTLCGVKQVLALLKFACPNYHQLKIWSLEEGSLVQPLEPVLKIEGHYQDFGWLEGMIDGILARNSSIATNARLLVGAAQGKPIIDMEDRADLYLNQEVDGYAAYIGGIRHFVSEAALTYIQDDSVGPPMGTMPHALIQAFNGDTLEATKAFYEFFPKTNLVSLVDYDNDAVNEALRVANYFGKKLWGIRLDTAGNLIDKTLINNHKAYPATANLHGVNEYLIREVRQALDKAGHNHVKIIVSSSFNAKKIADFEAKKVPVDIYGVGSALAEVNIGFTGDSVLLNGKNQAKFGRQNQPTKRLKKIQ; this comes from the coding sequence ATGGCAAAAGAACCAAACTTCCAGTTTAGCGAAGCCGTTAAAGAAGGGGCTTATGTAGCAAGCTATTTCAAGAAAACAGTCAAGATTTTAGAAACACTGAAACCAAATGAAGTTGTCTTGATGCAATGATTCCAACGTGGTGAAAATACGACTTTATGTGGCGTTAAGCAAGTTCTAGCTTTACTAAAATTTGCTTGTCCGAATTATCATCAATTAAAAATTTGGAGTCTTGAAGAAGGTAGTCTCGTTCAACCATTAGAACCAGTATTAAAAATTGAAGGTCACTATCAAGATTTTGGATGGCTAGAAGGCATGATTGATGGCATTTTGGCCCGTAATAGTTCCATCGCCACTAATGCTCGTCTCTTAGTTGGTGCCGCCCAAGGTAAACCGATTATTGATATGGAAGATCGCGCCGATCTTTACCTTAACCAAGAAGTTGATGGTTATGCTGCCTATATTGGAGGAATTCGTCACTTTGTTTCTGAGGCTGCCTTAACTTATATTCAAGATGATAGTGTCGGTCCCCCAATGGGAACAATGCCTCATGCCTTAATTCAAGCTTTTAACGGTGATACTCTAGAAGCCACGAAAGCTTTTTATGAATTTTTTCCGAAAACTAACTTAGTTAGTTTAGTTGATTATGATAATGATGCTGTTAATGAGGCCCTTCGAGTGGCCAACTACTTTGGCAAAAAGCTTTGAGGAATCCGCCTAGACACTGCTGGCAACTTAATTGATAAAACGTTAATAAATAATCACAAAGCTTATCCAGCAACAGCGAACCTTCATGGCGTTAACGAATATCTTATTCGTGAAGTCCGCCAAGCTTTAGATAAAGCAGGTCATAATCATGTCAAAATCATTGTTTCCTCTAGTTTCAATGCCAAAAAAATTGCTGATTTCGAAGCGAAAAAAGTTCCTGTCGATATCTATGGCGTTGGAAGTGCTTTAGCAGAAGTTAATATTGGTTTCACTGGAGATTCGGTTCTTTTAAATGGCAAGAATCAAGCAAAATTTGGGCGTCAAAACCAGCCAACAAAACGGTTAAAGAAAATTCAATAA